The window AAAGCAATGCCAATTTTAGCTACAAAAGAAGAAAAATGGACATACGAGGATTATGTTCAATTCCCGGATAATGGGAAAAGGTATCAAATAATTCAGGGGGAGGTTTATATGAGTCCAGCACCAGTTCCGTATCATCAAAGAGTATTAGCAAAGTTAGGTAACATTTTGTATCGATTTGTTAATCTTAATAAATTAGGAGAGGTATTTTATGCACCTTGTGATGTTCTGTTTTCAGATGAAGATGTTGTCCAACCAGATATATTCTTTATCTCTAAAGAG is drawn from bacterium and contains these coding sequences:
- a CDS encoding Uma2 family endonuclease — protein: MPILATKEEKWTYEDYVQFPDNGKRYQIIQGEVYMSPAPVPYHQRVLAKLGNILYRFVNLNKLGEVFYAPCDVLFSDEDVVQPDIFFISKE